The Mycolicibacterium cosmeticum DNA window AATGTCTGGTACTTCAGCGGCCCACCCGCTCACGGGCCCCTTCCCGCCGCACACCGCCCCGGGCCGGTTCGGCATCGTCAACCTCGCGGCCACCCCACAGCACTGCGCCGCCACCATGCCGGTGGCCGGATTGTGCAACCCGTTCACCGGCACCCCGACCCTGGCACCCCTGGCCGTGCTGGTCGACCACATCGCCGGCTTCGCCAATCACCTGCGCCGCCCGGACGGGCACTGGACGGTGTCCAGCGAGCTGACCATGGAGTTCACCCCGGACGCGCACGCCGTCCTGGCCGCCGATCCGACCACTCCGGTGCTGGCCGAGAGCCGGGCCGTGGGCGCCGCGGCCGCCACCTCGCTGTCGGCCTGCGACCTCAGCCACCGCGGCATCGGCATCGGGGTGGGGACCGTCCGGACGTTCTACATCGCCGTGGCCGCACCGGCACTGCCGGACGGCCCCGGCCCCGACTCACCCGGCTCCGACTCACCCGGCCCCGCTTCACCGGTACCGGTCCCCACCGCCCTGGACGAATTGATGGCCGTGGAGGTGGCCGAGGCCGGTGGCCCGGGCCCGCTGCTGGTCCAGCACGCCGATCCGGCGGTGAACAACAGCATGGGCGCGGTGCACGGCGGCGTGGCCGCGGCCGGGCTGGAACTGGTGGCCGCCGCCGCGCTCAACACCGACCGGGCCGACCAGCCGTTGCACACCGCGTCGCTGCGGGTGAACTATCTGCGCCGGCTCATGTCCGGTGGCCGCGCGCACTACACCGCAACGGCGCTGCACAGCGGACGCAGCAGCGGCGTCGCCAATGCCCAAGCGTTCGACGCCGACGGCCGGCCGGCGCTGGTGGGCAGGCTCACCGCGTATCTCTGACGCCGCCGCCGGATCCGGGCTGGCATCCGCGATCATGGTCGCCGAGATGACCGACTCGGTCGGCGTCGCGTATCTTCTGATGAGCCAGGCCCGCGTGTCGATCTACAAGGCGCAGCGCTTCGATCGCGAGAGCAACACCCGAGTCTAGAAACCATCTCCAATCAGCCAATATTCGGACACAATGTCCTTTGCTGGGTCCTGCGCCGGCCATCTGCTGTGCGACTCTCGCGGTACGGCATATCCAGCAAAGGAGCTCGTCATGTCAAGACCGACCATGCAACACAGGCTGGCCGCAGAATTCATCGGAACGTTCTGGCTGGTCCTCGGCGGTTGCGGAAGTGCGGTGTTCGCCGCCAAGTTCATCGCCGGCGATGGCACCTCGTTGGGTATCGGATTCCTCGGCGTCGCACTGGCATTCGGCCTCACCGTGCTCACCGGCGTGTACGCCTTCGGCACCATCTCAGGTGGGCACTTCAACCCGGCGGTGACGCTCGGTGCGGCCCTGGCCCGCCGGGTGGAATGGGCGGCGCTGCCGCTGTATTGGATCGCGCAGGTGCTCGGCGGCCTGGTGGCCGGCGGTGTCATCTACTTCGTGGCCAGCGGCCAGGACGGCTGGAGCGCGACGGGCAACATGGCGGCCAACGGCTACGGCGCACACTCGCCCGGCGGGTTCTCCCTGGTGGCCGTGTTGGTCACCGAGATCGTGTTGACGGCGGTGTTCCTGCTGGTGATTCTCGGGTCCACCGACGACCGGGCGCCGAAAGGCTTTGCCGGCCTTTCCATCGGCCTCACACTGACCCTGATCCACCTGATCTCCATCCCCATCTCGAACACCTCGGTGAACCCGGCACGATCCACCGCGGTGGCGTTCTTCAACGGCGACGGCGCACCGGCCCAGTTGTGGGCGTTCTGGGTGGCGCCACTGGTCGGGGCCGCGATCGCCGGCGTGGCCTATCCGTTCCTGTTCGGTGTCGCCGAACAGCTCGCCGACCGGCCGGACCGCGACGACGCCCTGGAGCAGGCCCGCTGACTACAGGGCTTTCAGGTCCGGAATGGCCTGGCGCGCACCGAATCTCGGGTTGCGCGCCAGGCCACTGACCTCGAGCAACCGCACCGCGCGTTGACGGTGCGGGCGCAGCGGTTCCAGCAGTTCGACCATGGCGGCGTCGTCGATGCGGTACCCCAACAACGTCATCCCCACCATGTTGGACAGGTGGTAGTCCCCCACCGAGATGGCGTCGGCGTCGCCGAACGCCCGCTGCATCGTCTCGGCCGCGGTCCA harbors:
- a CDS encoding PaaI family thioesterase, producing MSGTSAAHPLTGPFPPHTAPGRFGIVNLAATPQHCAATMPVAGLCNPFTGTPTLAPLAVLVDHIAGFANHLRRPDGHWTVSSELTMEFTPDAHAVLAADPTTPVLAESRAVGAAAATSLSACDLSHRGIGIGVGTVRTFYIAVAAPALPDGPGPDSPGSDSPGPASPVPVPTALDELMAVEVAEAGGPGPLLVQHADPAVNNSMGAVHGGVAAAGLELVAAAALNTDRADQPLHTASLRVNYLRRLMSGGRAHYTATALHSGRSSGVANAQAFDADGRPALVGRLTAYL
- the aqpZ gene encoding aquaporin Z, with translation MSRPTMQHRLAAEFIGTFWLVLGGCGSAVFAAKFIAGDGTSLGIGFLGVALAFGLTVLTGVYAFGTISGGHFNPAVTLGAALARRVEWAALPLYWIAQVLGGLVAGGVIYFVASGQDGWSATGNMAANGYGAHSPGGFSLVAVLVTEIVLTAVFLLVILGSTDDRAPKGFAGLSIGLTLTLIHLISIPISNTSVNPARSTAVAFFNGDGAPAQLWAFWVAPLVGAAIAGVAYPFLFGVAEQLADRPDRDDALEQAR